The region GTTACCGGCGGCACCACGACCTGCGACACGCTGTGGATGGGCGTGCCGGTGGTTTCCCTGGCCGGCAGCATGTTCCACCAGCGCGTCTCCGCCCCCTTCCTGCACGCGACCGGTCTCGACGACCTGATCTGCGACACCCCGCAGCGCTATGTCGAAGTGGCCAGCGCGCTCGCCGCCGATGTCGCCCAGCTCAATGCGCTGCGGCAATCGCTGCGCCAGCGCGTCGAGAGCAGCGCAATGTGCGACGCTGCCGGATTCGCCCGCTGGTTCGAGGCCCAGCTTGCGGAACTGGTCGGCCAGCGCAAGGCGGTGCCGGCCGCGGAGACGCCCCAAGCCTATGGCGGCGTGCATTTCGGCGGAAAATGGCATAGCTACCAGGACATCGTGATGTCCGTCGCAGCGCATCTGCACCGGCGCGAGTACGAACCGCTGCGCAACCTGCTGGAAAACCTTACCTCGTCGTGGTATCGCCACTGGCTGGTCGCCTACGCGCTCGCCGTGATCGAACGCGAGGGCGGCGATGCCGCCTACGCCATCGAACTGCTGATCGAGAGCATCGGGATGCGGCCTTATGCGCTGCCCCTGTACCGGCTGCTGGCGCACTGGCTGAAGCAGGACGGACTGGACCAGGGTTCACTGGCCCAGCTGTTGCAGGATCAGTTCGGGCTGACGCTGGAATCCCTCGAGGCGTCCCCGGTGCCGACGGTATTCGACGTGCTCGGCATTGCCGTGCAGGCGGCAACGCCGGTGCAAGTGGAGGTTGCCGCAGCATGAAGGCTGTCATTCTCGCAGGCGGACTCGGCACGCGCATTTCGGAGGAATCGCACCTGCGTCCGAAGCCGATGATCGAGATCGGCGGCAAGCCGATCCTGTGGCACATCATGAAGATGTACTCGTCGCATGGCGTGAACGAATTCGTGGTCTGCCTCGGCTATAAGGGCTACGTCATCAAGGAGTACTTTGCCAACTACTTCCTGCACATGTCGGATGTCACCTTCGACATGCGCGAGAACGGCGTCACCGTGCACCAGCGCAAGGCCGAACCGTGGCGCGTCACCCTGGTCGATACTGGTGAAGACTCCATGACCGGCGGCCGCCTGCGACGCGTGCGCAGCTATCTTTCGCCGGACGAGCCCTTCTGCTTCACCTATGGCGACGGCGTCTCCGACATCGACATCTCCGCCGAGATTGCCTTTCATCGTGCGCATGGCAAGCGCGCGACCGTGGCCGCGGTGCAACCGCCCGGCCGCTATGGCGCCCTCCAGCGCGACAACGACAAGGTGGTTGGCTTCGCCGAGAAGCCGCGTGGCGATGGCGCATGGATCAACGGCGGCTTCTTCGTGTTGAACCCGCAGGTAATCGACCTGATCGATGGCGACCATGTCAGCTGGGAAGAGGCGCCGATGCGGGAACTGGCGCACAGCGGACAAATGGTGGCCTTCGAGCACCGGGGCTTCTGGCAGCCGATGGACACCCTGCGCGAGAAGAACCAGTTGGAAGAGCTATGGCAATCCGGGGCGGCGCCATGGAAAACATGGTGAGTCCTTCCCGCCCCGGCGGGACCGGCAGCCTGGATGGCTTGCGCGGGCTCAGTGTCTTTGTCACCGGCCATACTGGTTTCAAAGGCGCGTGGCTGACCTTGCTGCTGTCGCGACTGGGCGCCAGGGTCAGCGGCTATGCGCTCGCGCCCGCGACCGTGCCCAGCCTGTTCGGCCTGGCCGGGATCGAGGACACCATGGTCAGCCATACGGTAGGGGACATCCGTGACGCGTGCTCGCTGCGCACCGCGATGCGCGCCGCCAGGCCCGAGCTGGTGTTGCACCTTGCGGCTCAGCCCCTGGTCCGCGCGAGCTACCGCGACCCGCTCGGGACCTGGTCCACCAACGTCATCGGCACAGCCAACGTCCTCGACGCCATACGGGATTGCGAGACAGTACGCGCTGCTGTGGTCATCACCACCGACAAGTGCTACGAGAACAAGGAGTGGCCGTGGGGCTATCGCGAAACCGATGCGCTCGGCGGACATGACCCCTATAGCGCCAGCAAGGCGGCCACCGAGCTGGTCGCGGCCAGCTACCGGCATTCGTTCCTGGACAGCGCCGGCGTATTGCTGGCCACGGCACGCGCCGGCAACGTGATCGGCGGTGGCGACTGGTCCGCCGACCGGCTGATTCCCGACGCCGCGCGCGCGGCGGCGGCCGGCGCCACCCTGTCGATCCGGCGCCCGGATGCCACACGCCCGTGGCAGCATGTACTGGAGGCTCTCTACGGGTATTTGCTGCTGGCATCGCGGCTGCTCGCCGGGGAACGCGCCTTTGCCACCGCATTCAATTTTGGTCCGGCCAGCACCGACAACGTTTCGGTCGGCACGGTGCTGGGCGGCCTGCAACAGCATTGGCCGGAACTGCGATGGGCGCACCACCCGGAACCCGGTGCGCCGCATGAAGCCGG is a window of Cupriavidus taiwanensis LMG 19424 DNA encoding:
- the rfbF gene encoding glucose-1-phosphate cytidylyltransferase, which gives rise to MKAVILAGGLGTRISEESHLRPKPMIEIGGKPILWHIMKMYSSHGVNEFVVCLGYKGYVIKEYFANYFLHMSDVTFDMRENGVTVHQRKAEPWRVTLVDTGEDSMTGGRLRRVRSYLSPDEPFCFTYGDGVSDIDISAEIAFHRAHGKRATVAAVQPPGRYGALQRDNDKVVGFAEKPRGDGAWINGGFFVLNPQVIDLIDGDHVSWEEAPMRELAHSGQMVAFEHRGFWQPMDTLREKNQLEELWQSGAAPWKTW
- the rfbG gene encoding CDP-glucose 4,6-dehydratase — protein: MENMVSPSRPGGTGSLDGLRGLSVFVTGHTGFKGAWLTLLLSRLGARVSGYALAPATVPSLFGLAGIEDTMVSHTVGDIRDACSLRTAMRAARPELVLHLAAQPLVRASYRDPLGTWSTNVIGTANVLDAIRDCETVRAAVVITTDKCYENKEWPWGYRETDALGGHDPYSASKAATELVAASYRHSFLDSAGVLLATARAGNVIGGGDWSADRLIPDAARAAAAGATLSIRRPDATRPWQHVLEALYGYLLLASRLLAGERAFATAFNFGPASTDNVSVGTVLGGLQQHWPELRWAHHPEPGAPHEAGLLMLDCARASQMLAWRPRWPLEQALARTAEWYRRVQREPGLARAMCEQQIQAYCA